From the genome of Streptomyces sp. V1I1, one region includes:
- a CDS encoding SHOCT domain-containing protein has protein sequence MEQLQQLVHLRDAGMLSEQEFNPKKAEILARM, from the coding sequence GTGGAGCAGCTGCAGCAGCTTGTGCATCTGCGCGACGCGGGGATGCTCTCCGAGCAGGAGTTCAACCCAAAGAAGGCGGAGATCCTCGCACGCATGTGA
- a CDS encoding PP2C family protein-serine/threonine phosphatase encodes MGLRRRLADLWQPWQSGHALLAIPLALIVAITVVDVLAPRHIHLGPLLVVAPAITPSFAGPRLTALVGALAVIAQTVIAALRGGFTANHQVQIAALAVISLLLVYFCRKRERRIRVLDRVRSVSEATQRVVLRPLPHRMGPLRIASSYLAAEDEAQIGGDLYAATRAGNGTRLIIGDVRGKGLTSISDASVLMGAFREAAHRSTTLLELGDTLENSICRHLAEQAEHTHHSEADHELHEHFITALILDIPDEDPMVQMTNCGHPPPLLLHKGRVTTLYSSHPQPPLGMCDLPRTGFTLNAFTFEDDDTLLLYTDGVIEARAPDGTFYPLAERVAQWTGSGPEKLLQHIRDDLLAFVGGHLGDDAAMVVIQRSPKLQPGHQLRKIIHISGISHHADGAPDAEATPHSAPGQE; translated from the coding sequence ATGGGCCTTCGGCGGCGCCTAGCGGATCTGTGGCAGCCATGGCAGTCAGGCCATGCGCTGCTGGCGATCCCACTTGCGCTGATCGTTGCGATCACGGTCGTGGACGTCCTGGCCCCGCGCCACATCCATCTCGGCCCCCTGCTGGTCGTCGCCCCCGCCATCACGCCCTCGTTCGCCGGCCCACGACTCACTGCCCTGGTCGGCGCACTGGCCGTGATCGCCCAGACGGTCATCGCCGCACTGCGCGGCGGGTTCACCGCCAACCACCAGGTGCAGATTGCCGCCCTGGCCGTGATCTCGCTCCTCCTCGTGTACTTCTGCCGCAAGCGCGAGCGTCGCATTCGTGTGCTGGACCGGGTGCGGTCGGTGTCCGAGGCCACGCAGCGGGTGGTTCTGCGCCCGCTGCCCCACCGGATGGGCCCACTGCGGATCGCCTCCTCGTACTTGGCCGCCGAGGACGAGGCGCAGATCGGCGGAGACCTGTACGCGGCGACCCGCGCCGGGAACGGCACACGTCTGATCATTGGTGACGTCCGGGGCAAAGGCCTGACATCCATCAGCGACGCCTCGGTGCTGATGGGCGCATTCCGGGAGGCCGCTCACCGGAGCACCACCCTTCTCGAACTCGGCGACACCCTGGAGAACAGCATCTGCAGGCACCTGGCCGAGCAAGCCGAGCACACCCATCACTCCGAGGCAGACCACGAGCTCCACGAGCACTTCATCACGGCCCTGATACTCGACATCCCGGACGAGGACCCCATGGTGCAGATGACCAACTGCGGACACCCCCCGCCCCTGCTGCTGCACAAGGGCCGCGTGACAACCCTGTACTCCAGCCATCCCCAACCCCCGCTGGGCATGTGCGATTTGCCGAGGACCGGCTTCACTCTCAACGCGTTTACCTTCGAGGACGACGACACGCTGCTGCTCTACACCGACGGCGTGATCGAGGCCCGAGCTCCCGACGGGACCTTCTACCCGCTCGCCGAACGGGTCGCCCAATGGACCGGCAGTGGTCCCGAGAAACTGCTGCAGCACATCCGCGACGACCTCCTCGCCTTCGTCGGCGGGCATCTGGGCGACGACGCAGCCATGGTGGTGATCCAACGCTCGCCCAAACTCCAGCCAGGCCACCAGCTCAGGAAGATCATCCATATCAGCGGCATCTCCCACCACGCCGACGGAGCACCGGACGCCGAAGCTACCCCGCACTCCGCTCCTGGCCAGGAATGA
- a CDS encoding TetR/AcrR family transcriptional regulator gives MSSSRPSRGRPRDPRSHEAIISATAALVAELGYAATSIGGVAARAGVGKDTIYRRWSGKPELVFEAVFTTTDQAPIPDTGTLTGDLTVLLQGLVEEFHSPAAAAVLPGLLADFAADPALKARIRSDFLAPSKERLLIVFERAVLRGEIAAGTPVDLVLDTLAGAVFFHIGLVGERPTPQLAGRLATVIAKGIEIR, from the coding sequence ATGAGCTCCTCTCGGCCCTCCAGGGGGCGTCCCAGGGATCCCCGTTCACACGAGGCGATCATCAGCGCGACCGCAGCGCTGGTGGCCGAGTTGGGCTATGCCGCGACGTCAATCGGGGGCGTGGCTGCGCGGGCCGGCGTCGGCAAGGACACGATCTACCGGCGCTGGTCGGGCAAGCCGGAGCTGGTCTTCGAGGCCGTGTTCACAACTACCGACCAAGCGCCGATACCGGACACCGGGACGCTGACCGGGGATCTGACCGTACTGCTGCAGGGCCTGGTCGAGGAGTTCCACTCGCCTGCCGCTGCAGCGGTGCTCCCTGGGCTGCTCGCCGACTTCGCCGCCGACCCGGCCCTGAAGGCGCGCATCCGCAGCGACTTCCTGGCCCCGTCGAAGGAACGGCTGCTCATCGTCTTCGAACGCGCCGTGCTGCGCGGGGAGATCGCGGCCGGTACACCCGTGGACCTGGTCCTGGACACGCTGGCAGGAGCCGTGTTCTTCCACATCGGACTGGTCGGAGAGCGCCCCACCCCACAGCTGGCCGGCCGGCTGGCTACCGTCATAGCCAAAGGAATTGAGATCCGATGA